One Stigmatopora argus isolate UIUO_Sarg chromosome 12, RoL_Sarg_1.0, whole genome shotgun sequence genomic window carries:
- the eif2b5 gene encoding translation initiation factor eIF2B subunit epsilon, translating to MPLLIRVNHSSMATGKGGKQRISGRRGGCEQDEEEPQLQAVLIADSFNRKFFPVTRDQPRALLPLCNVPIIDYTLEFLTSTGVQETFVFCCWMAGQIKEHLQKSKWCRSTSPNTVHIITSDLYRSLGDVLRDVDAKSLVRSDFLLVYGDVVSNIDISQGLLEHRQRRKIDKNISVMTMLFKESSPGHKSRCEEDDVIVAMDSKSRRVLHYQKTQTLKKLIFPMNIFHSGSDEFEIRHDLLDCHISICSPQVAELFTDNFDYQTRNDFVRGILVNEEILGNQIHIHVSRDGYGARVSNLLMYDSVSSDLMRRWVYPLTPESNFTDEKGWSYTYSRHNVYRGSGVSLGHRSQMEENVLIGCDTSIGTNCFISNTVIGNNCFIGDNVTLDHAYIWNNVQIGSNVVISHSVVCDKAEVKEGARLNKQCVLAYNVVIGPHISLQEGTVVSMHYPAEEDEDDDEFLTDDTSVGQSKNQIRQKGFDPTVVGAEGKGYTWKASNLDDTDDEELSHCLWGLTLNHCIDSESEDSEPDGPDDPVIPSPELDDTKVFQREVLGTLQRGLDENISCDHLVLEINSLKYAYNITLQEVMQILTGVLLDLPFQQHSSQLTASQYVAVLLPLLEKWAPVFKNYVKRSKDQFDCLSAFEEHFLEHDSHWPAMCKILMTMYQLEILEEEMILRWFSHSVTSDESRKLRKNQGLQKFVQWLREAEESSDEN from the exons ATGCCATTGCTGATTCGAGTCAACCATTCAAGTATGGCTACCGGTAAAGGAGGAAAACAGAGAATTTCAGGCAGAAGAGGTGGCTGTGAGCAAGATGAAGAAGAGCCCCAGTTGCAGGCCGTTTTGATCGCTGACAGCTTCAACCGCAAGTTTTTCCCGGTGACAAGAGATCAACCGCGG GCTTTGTTGCCGCTATGTAATGTTCCGATTATCGACTACACTCTCGAGTTCCTCACTTCCACGGGAGTCCAGGAGACATTTGTGTTTTGCTGTTGGATGGCTGGACAAATTAAGGAACACTTACA GAAGTCTAAATGGTGTCGATCGACCTCTCCGAACACAGTGCACATCATTACCTCAGACCTGTACAGATCCCTGGGAGACGTGCTCAGGGACGTTGATGCCAAGTCTCTTGTACGATCAGATTTCTTGTTGGTTTATGGAGATGTGGTGTCTAATATCGACATCAGCCAGGGGCTGCTGGAGCACAG GCAGCGCCGAAAGATTGATAAGAACATCTCCGTGATGACAATGCTCTTTAAGGAATCCTCGCCGGGTCACAAGTCTCGCTGTGAGGAAGATGATGTGATCGTTGCCATGGACAGCAAGAGTCGGAGAGTTTTACACTACCAGAAGACACAGACCTTAAAGAAGCTTATATTTCCAATG AACATTTTCCACAGTGGAAGCGATGAGTTTGAAATCAGACATGATCTCCTTGACTGCCACATCAGTATCTGCTCACCGCAG GTTGCGGAGCTCTTCACCGATAATTTTGACTACCAAACGAGGAATGACTTTGTCAGGGGAATTTTGGTGAATGAAGAG ATCCTGGGCAATCAGATTCACATACATGTCAGCCGAGATGGTTATGGTGCACGAGTCTCCAACTTGCTCATGTACGATTCGGTTTCATCCGATTTGATGAGGCGTTGGGTCTACCCACTCACACCGGAGAGTAATTTTACGGATGAGAAAGGATGGAGCTACACTTACTCTCGACACAACGTCTACCGTGGGTCAGGGGTCAGCCTCGGCCACCGGAGCCAGATGGAGGAGAATGTACTCATTGGCTGTGACACCAGCATTGGGACCAACTGTTTTATCTCCAACACCGTCATCGGAAACAACTGCTTCATAG GTGACAATGTAACGCTGGACCATGCCTACATCTGGAACAATGTTCAAATTGGGTCTAATGTGGTGATTAGTCATTCTGTAGTCTGTGACAAGGCTGAAGTAAAAGAAGGCGCCAGGCTTAATAAACAGTGCGTCCTGGCGTACAAT GTTGTGATTGGACCACACATCTCTTTGCAAGAGGGCACTGTGGTGTCAATGCACTATCCAGCagaggaggatgaagatgatgatgaattCCTTACTGATGACACCTCAGTTGGGCAGAGCAAGAACCAAATCAGACAGAAAG GGTTTGACCCTACAGTCGTTGGAGCAGAAGGAAAAGGATACACTTGGAAAGCCAGCAACCTGGACGACACCGATGATGAAGAGTTGTCACATTGCCTCTGGG GCTTGACATTAAACCACTGTATAGACAGCGAAAGTGAGGACAGTGAACCTGATGGTCCCGATGATCCAGTGATTCCCTCCCCTGAACTGGATGACACTAAAG TGTTTCAAAGGGAAGTTCTGGGCACCTTGCAAAGAGGCTTGGATGAGAATATCAGCTGCGACCACCTTGTTCTTGAAATCAACTCACTCAA GTATGCCTACAACATAACTCTGCAGGAAGTGATGCAGATATTGACTGGAGTGCTATTGGATCTCCCGTTCCAGCAGCATAGCTCACAACTCACCGCCTCACAATATGTTGCTGTCCTTCTGCCG TTATTAGAGAAATGGGCACCTGTGTTTAAGAATTACGTGAAGAGATCAAAGGACCAATTTGACTGTCTATCAGCTTTTGAGGAACACTTCCTGGAGCATGACAGTCACTGGCCTGCCATGTGCAAG ATTCTAATGACCATGTACCAACTGGAGATTCTGGAGGAAGAAATGATTCTGCGCTGGTTTTCTCATAGTGTCACATCTGACGAGAGCAGAAAGCTCCGCAAAAACCAAGGG CTTCAGAAGTTCGTCCAGTGGCTGAGGGAGGCTGAGGAATCATCAGATGAAAACTGA